The DNA sequence TGGGGCCGGTGGACATTTTGTCACTGGTGGGGGGGCAGCTGGGCACCATGAGGGTCTTGGAGCATTGGCCACCGGGGAGCCTGCATGGAGAGGTGACAGTGACGtgctgcaggtgagcagcagtGGGAGTGAGGTGCCAGGGACCGTGCTGCCAGCTCAATCCCACTCCCCCTCGGTCCCCTCCGCTGGGATGCACCGGTCCCACATGTCCCTTCCCTCACCCAAGCACAGGGGTTCAGTCAGAGGTGCCTTATGTTGCCCCAAAAATCATATTTCTGCAGGCTGCTCTCCGGATTCCGGCAGTTTTGGAACCAGCTGTGGCAGTGAGAAGCCAGGAGCTGAACCCAGCACCCTCCAGTTTCTAAAGGGTGGGATATAGCTCACTCTCTCACCGCTGGTATCTCCTGGCCCCTTGGCAGGCACTACTGcccctgtgtttccccccaTCCCATGGTCTCCCCGTGCTAACCACCACCACCATTGGTCCTACCGTGCAGCGCCGCGCTCCCCCTGCCCGTGCTggggccagcagcccccaggagcTCAGCCACCCTGCAGTGCCAAGCCTGGCTGGGGGCGAGGAGCGGTCCCCATGGGGCGGCAGCGCCCGTTTGTCCTCTCTGTCTGGGAGGGCCTGGCAgggcctgtgctgctgtgacatCAACAGGCCTAAATATATCCCTGGTGAAGAATGGCCGAGCACTTCTCTGAAATTCTGATAAAAATAGTGGCGGGCAAAGAGGCTGCGGCACCACGGGCATGTGGGCGAGCAGGAGCCGGCCCAGGTGGAGCACCCGTGGAGAGGGGGCAGAGCCCTCCAGGGAGCGTGGCAGGGGCCGGGCTGGGGAACAGAGTGAGGCTTAACCAGGcccccagctgccagccctgctgctgcccgcCCCTCTGCCATCCACCCCACTTCCCAGAAGTGTCACTTGAAGCCTGTTGTTCATCagtgcagctgtgcctgtgctgtccTGGTACCCCTGCGGAGGTGACAGGctcaagggcagcagcaggggcaagGCTGGCATGGTGAGATGCTGAGGGGACTGTGCAGTGTGGCACGTGGCAGGGGACACAGTAGCACATGTGCCTTGGGTGCAATCCTAGCACCTCACATGTTTGTGCCAGTGATGCCAGGACCGATGCCACCAGCGCTGCCCACCACGGAGCGGCGGGGGCTGAGCATCAGGAGGGGCTCCAGGCAGCGGGCGAACTCTGCCCGGTACTCGCTGTTGATCTGGGGGGCAAGAGAGGAGAGTgcggctgggctggggcagagccggcagctggcactgcccacaggcactgcaggcagggctctACCTTGCTGGTCTGGGCCGGCCGCAGGCGGTGTGGCAGCTTGACGAtcctctgcagcctctccaTCAGTTGCTGAAAGGCAGCGATGAAGCATGGTGAGGGGTGCCCAGCACCTTGCCCAtgagctcagcactgctgcaggacgctccAACcacccctgcagtgctggcaaCACTCACATAGCCCAGGTCCAGGAATTCGGCTTTGTTGGCAGAGCTCAGGAAGGCCGAGCAGGTCACCAGGTGGACCTGTGTGTGTGGAGGGGGTCTGTCACTGCCTGGCTTTGGTGTCAGGATGTCCCTGCCTGGTGTGAGGCCCTAcctgcagggtgggcagcagggaggcaAGGTGGGCGAGCTGCTCCTTGAatgccttctctttttcctcgTGCTGGCTGCAACAGAGCAGGGCATGGCACAGCTTTTGCAAGACCCGAGGGGAGCCATCCAGCGCCAGGCATCCCAAAACACCTTGGGAAGGTGAGACAGCCCTCAGACAGGGCTGAGACCATGGTCTCTCACCTCTGCACAGCTTTCAGGAGCGTCTTTTTCCTctcagagagctgctcctgcaaatGGCACAGCCGCCCTGTGTCCTGCAGCCACCCCAGTCCCCTCCCActgccctggctctgtcccGCGGGCACAGGGCTCGATGTGCAGGTGACTGCCTCGCACCTGCATGCGGCTGAAGAGAGAGTTGATGGCCGCCTCCTCCTCGCTGGCACTGTTACGAACCTCCTCGATCATGGCCTTGAGCAGGACAATGGCCTCACGCGTGGAGGTCTGCAGTTCCTTCACAGCCTGCCCGGGCGGCGgggcagctgcagtgcaggggACAGCACTGCACCCCCTCGCCACCCCCCACACCCCCCGGCCCTGCCCACCATCACTGCCTGGTCCAGCCGCTGGCAGCCCTGCATGTACGCCGTCTCAATGTCGATGCAGTGTGCCCGGCtctccctgcaggcacagacatCAGGGGAAAGCACAGGATGGGGCCGCAGCGAGTGTGGGGCTGGGACTACTCACCCCTGCATGTCCCTGAAGCAGTTGATGCAGAGCATGGACTTCTTCTCGGTGGAGAACATGATGTAGGGCTCCTcgtgcagtgctgcaggggacagggaacaTGACATTGCCTGGCACGGCGCAGTGCAGCATAGCATGGCACGGGGCAGCCTGGCGTGGCACTCACGGCACTTCTTGTGGATGTCTTTGGTGCGCTTGGAGAGGGAGACGATCTCGTGGCGGGTGAACATCCTGGCACGGTGGGTCTCCTCACGGCAtggggcacagaggggctgcCCACAGGTGTTGCAGAAGTACATGGTGTCCAGCTCCTGTgtgaggggacagagctggtgGGCAGcatggccctggcaggggtccCCTACCCACCCTGCCAGTCCACCCCGCTGCCCTCACCGCCTTGGTGCAGCACCGGTCGCAGTTGGCACACTGCACGTCCTCCTCGCTGTCGGCTGAGCTGTCCACCAGGAACTGCAGGAGCCGGTCCACGGGGGGCAGCCCCGTGCCTCCCCTCACCACTGAGGGGTGCCTGCAGGGATGAGACGGGGACAAGGATAGGGACACCCACACGGGCCAGCAGGGCAACTTTGGGgaggcagggagcagtgctgtgctgagctgccagccctgtgctgtgccccAACCCTGGTGTGCCCCGGGCAGGGCCGTCCCTTACCCGCAGAGTGGGCAACGCAGGCGACCGTCGCTGGCACGGCCTCGCAGGCAGCTGGCGCAGAAGTTGTGGTAGCAGTCGAGCAGGCAGGGGTGCTGGTAGGGCTCATGGCAGAGCAGGCACACCAGCGGGTGGCAGTTGGCCTTCTCCAGCTCCGAGCAGCTCCCCAGTGGGGAGAAAATGCCACCCGCCATCTGTGGGGTTGAGAGCCAAGCCCTGTGCCCAGGGACCCCATGTGGCACCAGTTTGTGAGAGCACTGTGGCTGCTACAGAAAGGACAAATCCTGTCCCAGGGCCTGTGAGCAGCTGACTATTTTTAGGTTATGAGCTGCATGGCACGAGGCTGCCCCCAGGGCACCCCTTCCTCTGGTGTcacaggctgggggctgcagcgCTGGGTCAGATGGTCCCCACAGCGAAGTGTCCCCGTGATGTGTGTCCCCCAAAGCAGGAGCATCCCCTGGGATGGGCTGTCCCCTCCAAAGGAGCatcccctgcagcagagcatccCCCAGGACAGGGGTGGGGGTTCCTCCATGACAGGGTGTCCCCCCGGAGGAAGCATTCCCTAGAATGGGGTGtcccctgcccagggatgtgcccTACGGTGGCAGCCTGGCAGTGAAGGCAGCCAGGTGCCCCACGTGCCGGGAGTCCCCGTTCTGGGCACAGGTGTGTCCTGGCCAGGTGAAGGCTTTACCTCTCCCTGTCTGTAAGTCGGGGGATCCGAGCcgagctgtgctgctgctcaccgTGTGCCGGCAGGAATGAGAGCGATGCCGAGGCGGCAGGACCCTGTGACGTGAGgccccctggcactgctgatcGGCTGCCACGCCACGGCCCAAAAATAGCCCCGTGCGCTCCTCGGGGCCCTGCGGCGGGGACGGACACGGCACTGCGTAGCCACCCAGGCTGCGGGGACATGGGCATCTACATGGCCTGGTGATAGCCCGCAGGAGGTGCGGGGATCACCCAGTAAGCACCGAGGCACCCCGCCGTGCTGGGACACCCCGTGTGCGGTGAGGAGCCCTGGGGTGTGGGGGTCACTCCGTGTCCGGTGATGCTCCCGGGGCCGGGGGTCACTCCGTGTCCGGTGATGTTCCCGGGGTGCGGGACTCACTCTGTGTCCGGTGACGCTCCCGGGGTTCGGGGGTCACTCCGTGTCCGGTGATGCTCCCGGGGCCGGGGGTCACTCCGTGTCCGGTGATGCTCCCGGGGCCGGGGGTCACTCCGTGTCCGGTGAcgctcccggggccgggggTCACTCCGTGCACAGTGACGCTCCCGGGGTCGGGGGTCACTCCGTGTCCGGTGATGCTCCCGGGGCCGGGGGTCACTCCGTGCACAGTGACGCTCCCGGGGTTCGGGGGTCACTCCGTGTCCGGTGACGCTCCCGGGGTTCGGGGGTCACTCCGTGTCCGGTGATGCTCCCGGGGTTCGGGGGTCACTCCGTGTCCGGTGAGGTTCCCGGGGTTCGGGGGTCACTCCGTGTCCGGTGATGCTCCCGGGGTTCGGGGGTCACTCCGTGTCCGGTGAGGTTCCCGGGGCCGGGGGTCACTCCGTGTCCGGTGAcgctcccggggccgggggTCACTCCGTGTCCGGTGAGGTTCCCGGGGTTCGGGGGTCACTCCGTGTCCGGTGAGGTTCCCGGGGCCGGGGGTCACTCCGTGTCCGGTGAGGTTCCCGGGGTTCGGGGGTCACTCCGTGTCCGGTGACGCTCCCGGGGCCGGGGTCCCCCCACGGGCGGGGCGGGGTGCAGGGCACGCGCACCGCACGTGCGTTCCCGCGCTCCTGAGGCTCCGCCCCCGCTCCCGGCCGCACCGGCCGCTCGCGCCCCACAGACCACGCCCCCCACATAGCCCCGCCCACAGCCCGGCCCCCGCGCTCGCCCCACCCCGCCAGGCATCACTGTCCGCTCGCAGGCTCCCTGCGCGGATGGGACCGGAAGCGATCGACGCCGTCGGCGCTCGGCTGGGACGGCCCGAGCGCGGTTGTGCGCAGGCGCGCGGGGCGCGCTCCCTTTCTGCCTCGCGCGGAGCCGCCATGGCGCCCGCGGTGAGTGAGCGCGGGACCGGCACCGGCCGCCACCTCCCCGAGCGTCCCCCCGCCGCCACCGCGAcaccccccgccccgccccgagCCCCCGCaccccccgccgccccgccgcctgtctcagccccgccgccggcccccgcCCGCTATTCTCCGcgtggggccgggcccggcccgcgccTTCCCGGGGTCCCACGCGACGCCCGCCGCCCATCCGGCTCGTGGAGGCGGGCGGCGGGCGAGCCCCGTCCCCACCGCGCTGTTCCCGGTCTCCATCCATGCCTGGGCCCTTCCCCTCTCCGCCAGCCCGGAgctcggcccggcccctccCCGCCGTCCCTCACGGCGctccccctccctttctctctcactCACGCTCACTCTCTTTCCCCCTGCAGCAGAAGAAGCCTGCGGCGAAAGGTggcaagaaaaagaagcaggTTCTGAAGTTCACGCTGGACTGCACGCACCCCGTCGAGGATGGCATCATGGACGCCGCCAACTTTGTGAGTTCGGGGCCTC is a window from the Vidua macroura isolate BioBank_ID:100142 chromosome 23, ASM2450914v1, whole genome shotgun sequence genome containing:
- the RNF207 gene encoding RING finger protein 207, producing MAGGIFSPLGSCSELEKANCHPLVCLLCHEPYQHPCLLDCYHNFCASCLRGRASDGRLRCPLCGHPSVVRGGTGLPPVDRLLQFLVDSSADSEEDVQCANCDRCCTKAELDTMYFCNTCGQPLCAPCREETHRARMFTRHEIVSLSKRTKDIHKKCPLHEEPYIMFSTEKKSMLCINCFRDMQGESRAHCIDIETAYMQGCQRLDQAVMAVKELQTSTREAIVLLKAMIEEVRNSASEEEAAINSLFSRMQEQLSERKKTLLKAVQSQHEEKEKAFKEQLAHLASLLPTLQVHLVTCSAFLSSANKAEFLDLGYQLMERLQRIVKLPHRLRPAQTSKINSEYRAEFARCLEPLLMLSPRRSVVGSAGGIGPGITGTNMLPGGQCSKTLMVPSCPPTSDKMSTGPMVKKPTMHRYISTKVLLAEGQETPFAEHCRNYENTYRMLQTEIQGLKDQVQELHRDLTKHHSLIKSEIMSEILQKSLQMDVQIAAHYSAVEMMRSVFEEVWEETYQRVANEQEIYEAQLHDLLQLRQENSCLSTITKQIAPYVRSIAKVKERLEPRLQEPQEPREEQAQMLLKICDNEEVVPRDASPGSNKGASASPGEGFIPRDTPGDPSPKNKDCCRGQQKSGAETATPKEPVL